From the Manihot esculenta cultivar AM560-2 chromosome 3, M.esculenta_v8, whole genome shotgun sequence genome, one window contains:
- the LOC122723356 gene encoding uncharacterized protein LOC122723356 produces MASSSKPIPFIEENYGLAFHQSMQQLVDEIHKETLNLSHFINVFYRLMQSKVDPPIETIWIYSALSFRSRKKANQDLSDHILIVKELFQLISRCSGPCSASKSIALLAPVVFQVYNLVVELLGKDLGARRVKKAAKEAKSLIGEIIGYVSVCCGKDVSKESDSNLSVSFLDLASLWIDGNDGLKGFLPLTSDEIYKEISVGGSTVANLAGVVISEVFLLKLCLDLRIGNRGEALEKELRSWIVGSITGLQSFYFFETLVRMLLEPALPVTSLLEMLKDVVRTKTYQNVIYQNKFLFKNKIVLDVGAGTGILSLFCAKAGAAHVYAVECSDMADMAKEIVESNGFSEVVTVLKGKIEEIELPVAKVDIIISE; encoded by the exons ATGGCCTCGTCTTCGAAACCCATTCCTTTTATCGAGGAAAATTATGGGCTCGCATTCCACCAATCAATGCAACAACTCGTAGATGAAATACACAAAGAAACATTAAATTTGTCTCATTTCATCAATGTATTCTACCGATTAATGCAATCGAAAGTTGATCCTCCTATAGAAACGATCTGGATCTACTCTGCTTTGTCCTTCAGGAGCCGAAAAAAAGCAAACCAGGATCTTTCAGATCATATTCTGATTGTAAAGGAACTGTTTCAACTTATTTCGAGATGCTCAGGTCCGTGTAGTGCTTCGAAAAGCATAGCATTGCTAGCTCCTGTTGTTTTCCAAGTTTATAATTTGGTTGTTGAGTTATTGGGCAAAGATTTGGGAGCTAGGAGAGTGAAGAAAGCTGCTAAGGAGGCCAAGTCTTTGATTGGGGAGATTATTGGATATGTAAGTGTGTGTTGTGGTAAGGATGTCAGTAAGGAAAGTGATTCAAATTTGAGTGTATCGTTTTTAGATTTGGCTAGTCTCTGGATTGATGGGAACGACGGCTTGAAGGGTTTTTTACCTCTCACGAGTGATGAGATATATAAAGAGATTAGTGTTGGAGGGTCAACAGTTGCAAACTTGGCTGGAGTTGTTATTTCTGAGGTTTTCTTGTTGAAGCTATGCTTGGATTTACGAATAGGGAATCGAGGGGAAGCGCTGGAGAAGGAACTGAGAAGTTGGATTGTTGGCTCAATAACTGGGTTACAGAGCTTCTACTTCTTCG AGACTCTTGTGAGGATGCTGTTGGAGCCAGCCTTGCCTGTGACTTCACTATTG GAAATGCTGAAGGATGTAGTGAGAACTAAAACTTATCAAAATGTTATTTATCAGAATAAGTTTctatttaagaataaaatagTACTTGATGTTGGCGCTGGAACTGGAATTCTGTCCCTATTTTGTGCAAAAGCTGGGGCTGCACATGTTTATGCG GTTGAGTGCTCAGACATGGCTGACATGGCAAAAGAAATAGTTGAATCAAATGGTTTTTCAGAAG TTGTAACGGTTTTGAAGGGAAAGATTGAAGAAATTGAGCTACCAGTTGCTAAAGTAGATATTATAATTTCAGAGTGA
- the LOC122723215 gene encoding probable protein arginine N-methyltransferase 1, translated as MGYFLLYENMLNTVLYARDKWLVSDGILLPDKAFLYLTAIEDADYKEDKIEFWNNVYGFNMSCTKKQAIMEPLVDTVDQKQIVTDCQLLKIMDISQMVSGDASFTVPFKLVAERDDYIHALVAYFDVSFTKCRKLMGFSTG; from the exons ATGGGATATTTTCTATTGTATGAAAATATGTTAAACACGGTCCTCTATGCACGAGATAAATGGCTT GTCAGTGATGGAATTCTTCTACCAGACAAAGCTTTCCTTTATTTGACAGCCATTGAGGATGCAGACTACAAAGAAGATAAGATTGAAT TTTGGAATAATGTGTATGGCTTTAACATGAGTTGCACCAAGAAGCAAGCCATCATGGAACCTCTTGTTGATACTGTTGATCAGAAACAAATTGTCACAGACTGCCAGCTCCTCAAG ATTATGGATATCTCTCAAATGGTTTCTGGGGACGCTTCCTTCACAGTTCCTTTTAAGCTTGTGGCTGAGCGGGATGATTACATCCATGCCTTGGTGGCCTACTTTGATGTGTCATTTACCAAATGTCGCAAGTTAATGGGCTTCTCTACAGgttaa